One window from the genome of Streptomyces sp. NBC_00287 encodes:
- a CDS encoding adenylate kinase → MRIVLVGPPGAGKGTQATRLAEKLNIPHISTGDLFRANISRQTELGKLAKSYMDAGNLVPDEVTIAMAKDRMEQPDAEGGFLLDGFPRNVSQAEALDELLSSEDMRLDAVLDLEAPEEEVVKRIAGRRTCRNDSAHVFHVTYSPPKKEGVCDVCGGELYLRGDDSEETVRTRLEVYHTQTEPIIDYYKAQGLVVTIEAMGPVDEVTSRALAALKREGAEN, encoded by the coding sequence ATGCGAATCGTCCTCGTCGGGCCGCCGGGCGCGGGCAAGGGTACGCAAGCCACACGCCTTGCCGAGAAGCTGAACATCCCGCACATCTCCACGGGCGACCTGTTCCGCGCCAACATCAGCCGCCAGACGGAGCTCGGGAAACTCGCGAAGTCCTACATGGACGCGGGCAATCTCGTGCCGGACGAGGTCACCATCGCGATGGCCAAGGACCGCATGGAGCAGCCGGACGCCGAGGGCGGCTTCCTGCTGGACGGCTTCCCGCGCAATGTGTCCCAGGCCGAGGCGCTGGACGAGCTGCTGTCGTCCGAGGACATGCGGCTGGACGCGGTGCTGGACCTGGAGGCCCCCGAGGAAGAGGTGGTCAAGCGGATCGCCGGCCGGCGCACCTGCCGGAACGACTCCGCGCATGTCTTCCACGTGACGTACAGCCCGCCGAAGAAGGAAGGCGTCTGCGACGTCTGCGGCGGCGAGCTGTACCTGCGGGGCGACGACTCCGAGGAGACGGTCCGGACGCGGCTCGAGGTCTACCACACGCAGACCGAGCCGATCATCGACTACTACAAGGCGCAGGGTCTGGTCGTGACGATCGAGGCCATGGGTCCGGTGGACGAGGTCACGAGCCGTGCCCTGGCCGCGCTGAAGCGCGAGGGCGCCGAGAACTAG
- the rplR gene encoding 50S ribosomal protein L18 — MAYGQKILKGDAYKRAAIKRRHIRIRKRIAGTAERPRLVVTRSNRHIVAQVIDDIQGHTLASASTLDTSVRGGEGDKSAQAKQVGALVAERAKAAGVEAVVFDRGGNQYAGRIAALADAAREAGLKF; from the coding sequence ATGGCATACGGACAGAAGATCCTGAAGGGCGACGCCTACAAGCGCGCCGCGATCAAGCGCCGTCACATCCGGATCCGCAAGCGGATCGCCGGTACGGCGGAGCGTCCCCGTCTGGTCGTTACCCGCTCGAACCGCCACATCGTGGCCCAGGTGATCGACGACATCCAGGGTCACACCCTGGCGTCGGCGTCCACCCTGGACACCTCGGTCCGCGGTGGCGAGGGCGACAAGTCGGCGCAGGCCAAGCAGGTCGGCGCCCTGGTTGCCGAGCGTGCCAAGGCCGCCGGCGTCGAGGCCGTCGTATTCGACCGTGGTGGCAACCAGTACGCCGGGCGCATTGCCGCTCTGGCGGACGCCGCCCGCGAAGCCGGCTTGAAGTTCTGA
- the rpsM gene encoding 30S ribosomal protein S13, translating into MARVSGVDIPRDKRVEVALTYVFGIGRTLSQATLAATGVDPNTRVRDLSEEQLVAIREFVDNNIKTEGDLRREIQADIRRKVEIGCYQGLRHRRGLPVRGQRTSTNARTRKGPRRAIAGKKKPGKK; encoded by the coding sequence ATGGCACGCGTTTCCGGTGTTGACATCCCGCGCGACAAGCGCGTGGAGGTCGCCCTCACCTACGTGTTCGGCATCGGCCGGACCCTCTCTCAGGCGACGCTGGCCGCGACCGGCGTCGACCCGAACACCCGTGTTCGCGACCTCTCCGAGGAGCAGCTCGTCGCGATCCGCGAGTTCGTGGACAACAACATCAAGACCGAGGGTGACCTCCGTCGCGAGATCCAGGCCGACATCCGCCGCAAGGTCGAGATCGGCTGCTACCAGGGTCTGCGTCACCGCCGTGGCCTGCCCGTCCGCGGTCAGCGCACCAGCACCAACGCCCGCACCCGCAAGGGCCCGCGTCGCGCCATCGCCGGCAAGAAGAAGCCGGGCAAGAAGTAG
- the rpsK gene encoding 30S ribosomal protein S11, translated as MPPKGRQGAAKKVRRKEKKNVAHGHAHIKSTFNNTIVSITDPSGNVISWASAGHVGFKGSRKSTPFAAQMAAESAARRAQEHGMRKVDVFVKGPGSGRETAIRSLQATGLEVGSIQDVTPTPHNGCRPPKRRRV; from the coding sequence ATGCCCCCCAAGGGTCGTCAGGGCGCTGCCAAGAAGGTGCGCCGCAAGGAAAAGAAGAACGTCGCTCACGGCCACGCGCACATCAAGAGCACGTTCAACAACACGATCGTCTCCATCACGGACCCGTCCGGCAACGTGATCTCCTGGGCCTCCGCCGGCCACGTCGGCTTCAAGGGCTCCCGGAAGTCCACGCCGTTCGCCGCGCAGATGGCCGCCGAGTCGGCTGCCCGCCGCGCTCAGGAGCACGGCATGCGCAAGGTCGACGTGTTCGTGAAGGGTCCGGGTTCGGGTCGTGAGACCGCGATCCGTTCGCTTCAGGCGACCGGTCTCGAGGTCGGCTCCATCCAGGACGTCACCCCGACCCCGCACAACGGCTGCCGTCCGCCGAAGCGTCGTCGCGTCTGA
- the rpsC gene encoding 30S ribosomal protein S3, with protein MGQKVNPHGFRLGVTTDFKSRWYADKLYKDYVKEDVAIRRMMTSGMERAGISKVEIERTRDRVRVDIHTARPGIVIGRRGAEADRIRGDLEKLTGKQVQLNILEVKNPETDAQLVAQAVAEQLSSRVSFRRAMRKSMQSAMKAGAKGIKIQCGGRLGGAEMSRSEFYREGRVPLHTLRANVDYGFFEAKTTFGRIGVKVWIYKGDVKNIAEVRAENAAARAGNRPARGGGGSDRPARGGRGGERRGRKPQQAAGAEAPKAEAPAAAPAESTGTEA; from the coding sequence ATGGGCCAGAAGGTAAACCCGCATGGGTTCCGGCTCGGTGTCACGACCGACTTCAAGTCGCGTTGGTACGCCGACAAGCTGTACAAGGACTACGTCAAGGAAGACGTCGCCATCCGTCGGATGATGACGTCCGGCATGGAGCGCGCCGGTATCTCGAAGGTTGAGATCGAGCGCACCCGTGACCGTGTGCGTGTGGACATCCACACCGCGCGTCCGGGCATCGTCATCGGCCGCCGTGGCGCCGAGGCCGACCGCATCCGCGGTGACCTCGAGAAGCTCACGGGCAAGCAGGTCCAGCTGAACATCCTCGAGGTCAAGAACCCCGAGACGGACGCTCAGCTGGTTGCTCAGGCCGTTGCCGAGCAGCTCTCCTCCCGCGTCTCCTTCCGTCGGGCCATGCGCAAGAGCATGCAGTCCGCCATGAAGGCCGGCGCCAAGGGCATCAAGATCCAGTGCGGTGGCCGCCTCGGCGGCGCCGAGATGTCCCGCTCGGAGTTCTACCGCGAGGGCCGTGTGCCCCTGCACACGCTCCGTGCGAACGTGGACTACGGCTTCTTCGAGGCCAAGACGACCTTCGGCCGTATCGGTGTGAAGGTCTGGATCTACAAGGGCGATGTCAAGAACATCGCCGAGGTCCGCGCCGAGAACGCTGCCGCCCGTGCGGGTAACCGCCCGGCTCGCGGTGGCGGCGGCTCCGACCGCCCGGCCCGTGGTGGCCGTGGTGGCGAGCGGCGCGGTCGCAAGCCGCAGCAGGCTGCAGGCGCCGAGGCCCCCAAGGCCGAGGCTCCCGCCGCCGCTCCGGCTGAGAGCACCGGAACGGAGGCCTGA
- the rpsQ gene encoding 30S ribosomal protein S17, whose product MSESNVTENTAEARGFRKTREGLVVSDKMDKTVVVAVEDRVKHALYGKVIRRTNKLKAHDEQNAAGVGDRVLLMETRPLSATKRWRVVEILEKAK is encoded by the coding sequence ATGAGCGAGAGCAACGTGACTGAGAACACCGCTGAGGCCCGTGGCTTCCGCAAGACCCGTGAGGGTCTCGTCGTCAGCGACAAGATGGACAAGACCGTCGTCGTCGCCGTCGAGGACCGTGTGAAGCACGCGCTGTACGGCAAGGTCATCCGCCGTACCAACAAGCTCAAGGCTCACGACGAGCAGAACGCCGCGGGCGTCGGCGACCGTGTCCTCCTCATGGAGACCCGGCCGCTGTCCGCGACGAAGCGCTGGCGCGTCGTCGAGATCCTCGAGAAGGCCAAGTAA
- the rpmC gene encoding 50S ribosomal protein L29: MSAGTKASELRELGDEELLAKLREAKEELFNLRFQAATGQLENHGRLKAVRKDIARIYTLMRERELGIETVESA; encoded by the coding sequence ATGTCGGCCGGTACCAAGGCGTCCGAGCTGCGCGAACTGGGTGACGAGGAGCTTCTGGCGAAGCTCCGCGAAGCCAAGGAAGAGCTGTTCAACCTCCGCTTCCAGGCGGCGACCGGTCAGCTCGAGAACCACGGTCGGCTGAAGGCCGTCCGTAAGGACATCGCGCGGATCTACACCCTGATGCGTGAGCGCGAGCTGGGCATCGAGACGGTGGAGAGCGCCTGA
- the rpsE gene encoding 30S ribosomal protein S5, which produces MAGPQRRGGGAGGGERRDRKGRDGGAAAAEKTAYVERVVAINRVAKVVKGGRRFSFTALVVVGDGDGTVGVGYGKAKEVPAAIAKGVEEAKKHFFKVPRIQGTIPHPITGEKAAGVVLLKPASPGTGVIAGGPVRAVLECAGVHDILSKSLGSSNAINIVHATVEALKGLQRPEEIAARRGLPLEDVAPAALLRARAGAGAA; this is translated from the coding sequence ATGGCTGGACCCCAGCGCCGCGGTGGCGGTGCCGGTGGCGGCGAGCGGCGGGACCGGAAGGGCCGTGACGGCGGCGCAGCTGCCGCCGAGAAGACCGCGTACGTTGAGCGCGTTGTCGCGATCAACCGCGTCGCCAAGGTTGTGAAGGGTGGTCGTCGCTTCAGCTTCACCGCGCTGGTCGTGGTGGGCGACGGTGACGGCACCGTGGGTGTCGGTTACGGCAAGGCCAAGGAGGTGCCGGCCGCCATCGCCAAGGGTGTTGAGGAGGCCAAGAAGCACTTCTTCAAGGTCCCCCGTATCCAGGGCACCATCCCGCACCCGATCACGGGTGAGAAGGCGGCGGGCGTCGTCCTGCTCAAGCCGGCGTCCCCCGGTACCGGCGTTATCGCCGGTGGCCCGGTGCGTGCCGTGCTCGAGTGCGCCGGCGTTCACGACATCCTGTCGAAGTCGCTCGGTTCGTCGAACGCGATCAACATCGTGCACGCGACCGTGGAGGCCCTGAAGGGCCTGCAGCGTCCCGAGGAGATCGCGGCTCGCCGTGGTCTGCCCCTCGAGGACGTCGCTCCCGCGGCTCTGCTGCGTGCGCGTGCCGGGGCTGGTGCTGCGTAA
- the infA gene encoding translation initiation factor IF-1 has product MAKKQGAIEIEGTVVESLPNAMFKVELQNGHQVLAHISGKMRMHYIRILPDDRVVVELSPYDLTRGRIVYRYK; this is encoded by the coding sequence GTGGCCAAGAAGCAAGGTGCCATCGAGATCGAAGGCACTGTCGTCGAGTCTCTCCCGAACGCCATGTTCAAGGTGGAGCTCCAGAACGGCCACCAGGTCCTGGCACACATCAGCGGCAAGATGCGTATGCACTACATCCGCATCCTCCCTGACGACCGGGTCGTGGTGGAGTTGTCTCCGTACGACCTGACGCGTGGCCGGATCGTCTACCGCTACAAGTAG
- the rpmJ gene encoding 50S ribosomal protein L36, whose amino-acid sequence MKVKPSVKKICDKCRVIRRHGRVMVICENPRHKQRQG is encoded by the coding sequence ATGAAGGTCAAGCCGAGCGTCAAGAAGATCTGCGACAAGTGCAGGGTGATCCGCCGTCACGGTCGGGTCATGGTCATCTGCGAGAACCCGCGCCACAAGCAGCGCCAGGGCTGA
- the rpsH gene encoding 30S ribosomal protein S8, producing MTMTDPIADMLTRLRNANSAYHDTVAMPHSKIKSHIAEILQQEGFITGWKVEDAEVGKNLVLELKFGPNRERSIAGIKRISKPGLRVYAKSTNLPKVLGGLGVAIISTSHGLLTDKQAGKKGVGGEVLAYVW from the coding sequence ATGACCATGACTGATCCGATCGCAGACATGCTTACGCGTCTGCGGAACGCGAACTCGGCATACCACGACACCGTGGCGATGCCGCACTCGAAGATCAAGTCGCACATCGCGGAGATCCTCCAGCAGGAGGGCTTCATCACGGGCTGGAAGGTCGAGGACGCCGAGGTCGGCAAGAACCTCGTTCTCGAGCTGAAGTTCGGCCCGAACCGTGAGCGCTCCATCGCGGGCATCAAGCGGATCTCCAAGCCCGGTCTCCGGGTTTACGCGAAGTCCACCAATCTGCCCAAGGTCCTCGGTGGCCTCGGCGTGGCGATCATCTCCACGTCGCACGGTCTCCTGACCGACAAGCAGGCCGGCAAGAAGGGCGTAGGCGGAGAAGTCCTCGCCTACGTCTGGTAG
- the rplN gene encoding 50S ribosomal protein L14, producing the protein MIQQESRLRVADNTGAKEILCIRVLGGSGRRYAGIGDVIVATVKDAIPGGNVKKGDVVKAVIVRTVKERRRPDGSYIRFDENAAVILKNDGDPRGTRIFGPVGRELREKKFMKIISLAPEVL; encoded by the coding sequence GTGATCCAGCAGGAGTCGCGACTGCGCGTCGCCGACAACACTGGTGCGAAGGAAATCCTTTGCATCCGTGTGCTCGGTGGCTCCGGTCGCCGCTACGCGGGCATCGGTGACGTCATCGTCGCCACCGTCAAGGACGCGATCCCCGGTGGCAACGTGAAGAAGGGTGACGTCGTCAAGGCGGTCATCGTTCGCACCGTCAAGGAGCGCCGCCGTCCGGACGGCTCGTACATCCGCTTCGACGAGAACGCCGCCGTCATTCTGAAGAACGACGGCGACCCTCGCGGCACCCGCATCTTCGGCCCGGTCGGCCGGGAGCTGCGCGAGAAGAAGTTCATGAAGATCATCTCGCTCGCGCCGGAGGTGCTGTAA
- the rplX gene encoding 50S ribosomal protein L24 has product MKIKKGDLVQVITGKDKGKQGKVIAAYPRDERVLVEGVNRVKKHTKAGPTARGSQAGGIVTTEAPIHVSNVQLVVEKDGNKVVTRVGYRFDEEGNKIRVAKRTGEDI; this is encoded by the coding sequence ATGAAGATCAAGAAGGGCGACCTGGTCCAGGTCATCACCGGTAAGGACAAGGGCAAGCAGGGCAAGGTCATTGCCGCTTACCCGCGCGACGAGCGTGTCCTGGTCGAGGGTGTCAACCGGGTCAAGAAGCACACCAAGGCCGGTCCGACCGCTCGCGGTTCCCAGGCCGGCGGCATCGTCACGACCGAGGCGCCGATCCACGTCTCCAACGTCCAGCTGGTCGTTGAGAAGGACGGCAACAAGGTCGTCACGCGTGTCGGTTACCGCTTCGACGAAGAGGGCAACAAGATCCGCGTTGCCAAGCGGACGGGTGAGGACATCTGA
- the rplF gene encoding 50S ribosomal protein L6, with protein MSRIGKLPITVPAGVDVTIDGRTVSVKGPKGSLSHTVVAPIDIAKGEDGVLNVTRPNDERQNKALHGLSRTLVANMITGVTQGYVKKLEISGVGYRVQAKGSNLEFALGYSHPITVEAPEGITFKVETPTRFSVEGIDKQKVGEVAANIRKLRKPDPYKAKGVKYEGEVIRRKVGKAGK; from the coding sequence ATGTCGCGTATTGGCAAGCTCCCCATCACGGTTCCCGCCGGCGTGGACGTCACCATCGACGGCCGTACGGTCTCGGTCAAGGGCCCCAAGGGTTCCCTGAGCCACACCGTTGTCGCGCCGATCGACATCGCCAAGGGTGAGGACGGCGTTCTCAACGTCACCCGCCCCAACGACGAGCGTCAGAACAAGGCCCTGCACGGCCTGTCCCGCACGCTGGTGGCGAACATGATCACCGGCGTGACCCAGGGTTACGTGAAGAAGCTCGAGATCAGCGGTGTCGGTTACCGCGTGCAGGCCAAGGGCTCGAACCTTGAGTTCGCGCTCGGCTACAGCCACCCGATCACCGTCGAGGCCCCCGAGGGCATCACCTTCAAGGTGGAGACCCCGACCCGTTTCTCGGTCGAGGGCATCGACAAGCAGAAGGTCGGCGAGGTTGCGGCCAACATCCGCAAGCTGCGCAAGCCCGACCCGTACAAGGCCAAGGGCGTCAAGTACGAGGGCGAAGTCATCCGCCGCAAGGTCGGAAAGGCGGGTAAGTAA
- a CDS encoding type Z 30S ribosomal protein S14, producing the protein MAKKALIAKAARKPKFGVRGYTRCQRCGRPHSVYRKFGLCRVCLREMAHRGELPGVTKSSW; encoded by the coding sequence ATGGCGAAGAAGGCTCTCATCGCGAAGGCTGCTCGCAAGCCCAAGTTCGGCGTGCGTGGCTACACGCGCTGCCAGCGCTGCGGCCGTCCCCACTCCGTGTACCGCAAGTTCGGCCTGTGCCGCGTGTGCCTTCGTGAGATGGCTCACCGTGGCGAGCTGCCGGGCGTGACCAAGAGCTCCTGGTAG
- the rplO gene encoding 50S ribosomal protein L15, protein MAENNPLKIHNLRPAPGAKTAKTRVGRGEASKGKTAGRGTKGTKARYQVPERFEGGQMPLHMRLPKLKGFKNPFKTEFQVVNLDKLAALYPEGGEVTVEGLVAKGAVRKNSLVKVLGQGEISVALQVTVDAVSGSAKEKITAAGGTVTELV, encoded by the coding sequence ATGGCGGAGAACAACCCGCTGAAGATCCACAACCTCCGTCCGGCCCCCGGCGCCAAGACCGCCAAGACCCGTGTCGGTCGTGGTGAGGCGTCGAAGGGTAAGACGGCCGGTCGTGGTACCAAGGGTACGAAGGCCCGTTACCAGGTTCCGGAGCGCTTCGAGGGTGGGCAGATGCCCCTCCACATGCGTCTTCCGAAGCTGAAGGGCTTCAAGAACCCGTTCAAGACCGAGTTCCAGGTCGTGAACCTCGACAAGCTGGCCGCGCTGTACCCGGAGGGTGGCGAGGTCACCGTCGAGGGTCTCGTCGCCAAGGGTGCCGTTCGCAAGAACAGCCTCGTCAAGGTCCTCGGCCAGGGCGAGATCTCCGTGGCGCTGCAGGTGACGGTTGACGCCGTCTCCGGCTCCGCCAAGGAGAAGATCACCGCCGCCGGCGGTACCGTCACCGAGCTCGTCTGA
- the rplE gene encoding 50S ribosomal protein L5: MATTTTPRLKTKYREEIAGKLRDEFKYENVMQVPGLVKIVVNMGVGDAARDSKLIEGAIRDLTTITGQKPAVTKARKSIAQFKLREGQPIGAHVTLRGDRMWEFLDRTLSLALPRIRDFRGLSPKQFDGRGNYTFGLTEQVMFHEIDQDKIDRVRGMDITVVTTATNDAEGRALLRHLGFPFKEA; encoded by the coding sequence ATGGCTACCACCACCACTCCGCGTCTGAAGACGAAGTACCGCGAGGAGATCGCGGGCAAGCTGCGTGACGAGTTCAAGTACGAGAACGTCATGCAGGTTCCCGGCCTCGTCAAGATCGTGGTCAACATGGGTGTGGGCGACGCCGCCCGCGACTCCAAGCTGATCGAGGGCGCCATCCGCGACCTCACCACGATCACCGGTCAGAAGCCGGCCGTCACCAAGGCCCGCAAGTCCATCGCGCAGTTCAAGCTGCGTGAGGGTCAGCCGATCGGTGCTCACGTCACGCTCCGTGGCGACCGCATGTGGGAGTTCCTGGACCGCACCCTGTCGCTCGCGCTGCCGCGCATCCGCGACTTCCGTGGTCTGTCCCCCAAGCAGTTCGACGGCCGTGGCAACTACACCTTCGGTCTCACGGAGCAGGTCATGTTCCACGAGATCGACCAGGACAAGATCGACCGCGTCCGGGGTATGGACATCACCGTGGTCACCACGGCGACCAACGACGCTGAGGGCCGCGCGCTCCTTCGTCACCTCGGCTTCCCCTTCAAGGAGGCGTGA
- the rpmD gene encoding 50S ribosomal protein L30, which produces MAQLKITQTKSYIGSKQNHRDTLRSLGLKGINTQVVKEDRPEFRGMVHTVRHLVTVEEVD; this is translated from the coding sequence ATGGCTCAGCTCAAGATCACGCAGACGAAGTCGTACATCGGCAGCAAGCAGAACCACCGTGACACCCTGCGCTCCCTTGGTCTCAAGGGCATCAACACGCAGGTCGTCAAGGAGGATCGTCCCGAGTTCCGCGGCATGGTGCACACCGTCCGCCACCTCGTGACGGTCGAGGAGGTCGACTGA
- the rplP gene encoding 50S ribosomal protein L16 → MLIPRRVKHRKQHHPKRRGQAKGGTTVAFGEYGIQALTPAYVTNRQIEAARIAMTRHIKRGGKVWINIYPDRPLTKKPAETRMGSGKGSPEWWIANVHPGRVMFELSYPNEKIAREALTRAAHKLPMKCRIVKREAGEA, encoded by the coding sequence ATGCTGATCCCCCGTAGGGTCAAGCACCGCAAGCAGCACCACCCGAAGCGCCGTGGTCAGGCCAAGGGCGGTACGACGGTTGCGTTCGGCGAGTACGGCATCCAGGCCCTCACGCCGGCATACGTGACCAACCGCCAGATCGAGGCGGCCCGTATCGCGATGACCCGCCACATCAAGCGTGGCGGCAAGGTCTGGATCAACATCTACCCGGACCGCCCGCTCACGAAGAAGCCTGCCGAGACCCGCATGGGTTCCGGTAAGGGTTCGCCGGAGTGGTGGATCGCGAACGTGCACCCGGGCCGGGTCATGTTCGAGCTGTCCTACCCCAACGAGAAGATCGCCCGTGAGGCCCTGACTCGCGCAGCCCACAAGCTGCCGATGAAGTGCCGGATCGTCAAGCGCGAGGCAGGTGAAGCGTGA
- the map gene encoding type I methionyl aminopeptidase — protein sequence MVQIKTPEQIAKMREAGLVVAAIHAATREAAVPGASTKDLDEVARKVLAEHGAKSNFLGYGGFPATICTSVNEVVVHGIPSDEVVLKDGDIISIDCGAIIDGWHGDAAYTAFVGSGHAPELIELSRVTEESMWAGIAAMKLGNRLVDISKAIETYIRRQPKAGGGRYGIIEDYGGHGIGTEMHMDPHLLNYVERRRGKGPKLVPGFCLAIEPMVSLGTPKTEVLADDWTVITTDGTWSSHWEHSVALTEQGPLVLTAPDGGKAKLAEYGIAAAPDPLG from the coding sequence ATGGTGCAGATCAAGACCCCCGAGCAGATCGCCAAGATGCGTGAGGCAGGGTTGGTCGTCGCCGCCATTCACGCGGCCACTCGGGAGGCCGCGGTGCCCGGGGCCAGCACCAAGGATCTGGACGAGGTCGCGCGCAAGGTGCTCGCGGAGCACGGGGCCAAGTCGAATTTCCTCGGGTACGGCGGGTTCCCGGCGACGATCTGCACCTCCGTGAACGAGGTCGTGGTCCACGGCATCCCGTCCGACGAGGTCGTCCTCAAGGACGGGGACATCATCTCCATCGACTGCGGCGCGATCATCGACGGCTGGCACGGTGACGCCGCCTACACCGCCTTCGTGGGCTCCGGTCACGCTCCGGAGCTGATCGAGCTCTCCCGGGTGACCGAGGAGTCGATGTGGGCCGGTATCGCGGCCATGAAGCTGGGCAACCGCCTCGTCGACATCTCCAAGGCCATCGAGACGTACATCCGCCGCCAGCCCAAGGCCGGCGGCGGCCGGTACGGGATCATCGAGGACTACGGCGGCCACGGCATCGGCACCGAGATGCACATGGACCCGCATCTGCTGAACTACGTCGAGCGCCGGCGCGGCAAGGGCCCGAAGCTGGTCCCCGGCTTCTGCCTCGCCATCGAGCCGATGGTCTCCCTGGGCACCCCGAAGACCGAGGTCCTCGCCGACGACTGGACGGTCATCACCACCGACGGCACGTGGTCGTCCCACTGGGAGCACAGTGTCGCCCTGACCGAACAGGGCCCCCTCGTGCTGACGGCTCCCGACGGGGGTAAGGCGAAGCTGGCGGAGTACGGGATCGCTGCCGCTCCGGATCCGCTGGGCTGA
- the secY gene encoding preprotein translocase subunit SecY — MLTAFARAFKTPDLRKKLLFTLGIIVIYRVGTHIPIPGVDYTSVQQCVDEASANQGPLGLINMFSGGALLQITIFALGIMPYITASIILQLLTVVIPRLEALKKEGQAGTAKITQYTRYLTVALAILQGTGLVATARSGALFSGCTVAGQVVPDRSIFVTVTMVITMTAGTAMVMWLGELITDRGIGNGMSILMFISIAATFPSALWAIKTQGSLADGWIEFGTVMLVGLVMVGLVVFVEQAQRRVPVQYAKRMIGRRSYGGTSTYIPLKVNQAGVIPVIFASSLLYIPALISQFSSGTSSWKTWIEANLVTGDHPIYITLYFLLIVFFAFFYVAISFNPEEVADNMKKYGGFIPGIRAGRPTAEYLSYVLNRITWPGSLYLGLIALVPTVALAGFGANQNFPFGGTSILIIVGVGLETVKQIESQLQQRNYEGFLR, encoded by the coding sequence GTGCTCACCGCGTTCGCCCGGGCGTTCAAGACGCCCGACCTGCGCAAGAAGCTGCTCTTCACGCTCGGCATCATCGTGATCTACCGGGTCGGTACGCATATCCCGATCCCCGGCGTCGATTACACGTCCGTACAGCAGTGTGTGGACGAGGCGTCCGCAAACCAGGGCCCCCTCGGTCTGATCAACATGTTCAGCGGCGGAGCGCTGCTGCAGATCACCATCTTCGCGCTCGGGATCATGCCGTACATCACGGCGAGCATCATCCTCCAGCTGCTGACCGTCGTGATCCCGCGCCTGGAAGCCCTCAAGAAGGAGGGCCAGGCCGGTACGGCGAAGATCACGCAGTACACCCGTTACCTGACGGTGGCGCTCGCGATCCTGCAGGGCACCGGTCTTGTCGCCACCGCCCGCAGCGGCGCCCTGTTCTCCGGCTGCACGGTCGCCGGCCAGGTCGTCCCGGACCGCTCGATCTTCGTGACCGTCACCATGGTCATCACGATGACCGCCGGTACGGCCATGGTCATGTGGCTCGGTGAGCTCATCACCGACCGCGGTATCGGCAACGGCATGTCGATCCTGATGTTCATCTCGATCGCCGCGACCTTCCCGTCCGCGCTGTGGGCCATCAAGACGCAGGGATCCCTGGCCGACGGCTGGATCGAGTTCGGCACCGTCATGCTCGTCGGGCTCGTCATGGTCGGCCTGGTGGTCTTCGTCGAGCAGGCCCAGCGCCGAGTCCCGGTGCAGTACGCGAAGCGCATGATCGGCCGCCGTTCCTACGGTGGTACGTCCACGTACATCCCGTTGAAGGTGAACCAGGCGGGTGTGATTCCCGTCATCTTCGCCTCGTCGCTGCTCTACATCCCGGCTCTGATCTCGCAGTTCTCGAGTGGTACTTCGAGCTGGAAAACCTGGATCGAAGCGAATCTCGTCACAGGCGACCATCCGATTTACATCACTCTGTACTTCTTGCTCATTGTTTTCTTCGCGTTCTTCTACGTGGCGATCTCCTTCAACCCCGAGGAAGTCGCCGACAACATGAAGAAGTATGGTGGCTTCATCCCGGGCATCCGGGCTGGCCGTCCGACCGCTGAGTACCTGTCCTATGTACTCAACCGGATCACCTGGCCGGGTTCGCTGTATCTGGGTCTGATCGCTCTCGTCCCGACGGTTGCGTTGGCCGGTTTCGGGGCCAATCAGAACTTCCCGTTCGGTGGCACCAGCATCCTGATCATCGTGGGTGTCGGTCTCGAGACCGTGAAGCAGATCGAGAGCCAGCTCCAGCAGCGCAATTACGAAGGGTTCCTCCGCTGA